The Acipenser ruthenus unplaced genomic scaffold, fAciRut3.2 maternal haplotype, whole genome shotgun sequence DNA segment tattattattattattattattattattaatgctgcaTACACTCAGTGTTATGAGTGTGTGTATTTGGCTTAGTGTGTTTAGTTATGCATACTATTATTGTGTCTATTAAAATATTCATCATTCATTAATGTATAGCTTTTGTTGTGCTAGTATTAAAGTGTGTATTGGGCTATGTGTATTGTTGTATGTATCTATCCAGGTATCCCAAGTGAAACTCACACTGCTCAAGGGTATGATAATATTAACTACTGTCATTCCCTGCCACGCAGCGGCCAATGTACTTTCAAATTTAAATCTAACAGTCAACGGTAAAGATAAGTGCCTCGTCTCTAAGCCTATCTCGGTGTAAAAGGAATTGtagctaatgtgtgtgtgtgtgtgtgtgtgtgtgtgtgtctgtttacagccatcattattattaatgatgtATACACTAAGTTGTTTTTTATTCCCACACACTGACATTCCTAAAAGCTGAAATACTACTACATTCATCAccccctttatttattttccaaactgTACTTGCATTGAATAAATTGTAATTTATAAAGAATGAATGCATATGTCAGAAAATATCTAGATGAGCTTAATCAACTTTGTTCTTCAGAGTAATAAGTAGTAACATGTATGTTGTATTCCAGCTATCAACAATGGAAGCAACCCCATCCTTTCGAAGGGTGCCAGGGTCCAAGGACCTGCTCCTCCAGCACACGCCCGAAGCTGCCAGTGTCTCCGCTGCCATTAAGGCGGCCACTGTGCGCTTTGTGGCAAAGGCACCGGAAGAGGTCCGGAGCGATGCCGTGGCCCATGTTGTGTCGCAGGGAGGTGACCCCGGGAACAGCATGCTGGTCCTCAGCCAGAGTACCGTGCAGTTTGGTAAGTACCGGGGTCAAACCTTCCAGTGGCTCCTGGCAAACGACATGGGCTACGCTGTGTCCCTGGTGACCAGCCACCAGAGGGAGCGGGAGGGTGACAGCTCCATGTCACCCTACATGGCGAACAAGGACGCCCTGACCAGCTACGCCTGTGCTTTCCCTGATGTTGCCTCGGCTGTCAGGGACCGGAGAGCACAGGACGTAGCCCGGCTGCACTCATCCCAGCCCGGTCAGGAGGACCTGCGCCTTGTGGCCTTTGGGGTGCACAAGGACCTCACCTGGAGGGATCTGTATGAGGTTACGGACAAGGAGAAGAGCGGGTTTGTATTGCACAAGTATTAAtcttattttttgttatgtaacCAAAAATTCAGACACAAATCTAACACTTTGTGTATGATGTCTCGCAGCTACGTCAAATGGCTCCGGCGTCAAACACCCCGAACCGGAACGCAGATGGAGGCGTTGCAGAAATACATCCTGCGGCGAGACCAGGAGTCCCGGTCCCCAGCGTCGTCACAGGCTGGGTCTTCGCAGGCTGTCCCCACGCAACTTGCGCCCTCTCGGCCTGCTTCCCCTCGGCCTGGGACCTCGCAGCCGTCCCCGACCCCTGCGCGGTCGCCACTGGCGAGCAGCCTCCATTTGCGTCCGAGGACGCCGAAGGTCGTGCCTCGTGCACCTTCAGCTCAAGGTAGGTGTTGTACTTAATTTCACTATTATTTCCTCATTCATCATGTAcatggcttattattattattattattattattattattattattattattattattattattattattattattatttatttttttctacttttccAGGGGTGTCCAAGCGCCAGCCAGCTTCGCCTGCCTTCTGGGAGGAGGTCACAGATACGGAGCTGGTTGCCATCTGCGACGTAGCCCCTCCCAGTAAGTATATACTCAATTTTAATGTCAGAAtcacatattgtacagtattgagaCTCTCATTTTTTAGATGATTTTATGActgttttgtgttgctgtgtttattaGCTAACGACTGAGTTCCTTGAACGTGGTAAGGTAGGTCTTGGTGACAGACCCTGTGTCTTCACTGTACATTAAAATCGCATCACTCTCTGCCCTTTTTCACTCTCCTGGCTGACTGCCCTGCACAATGCGAATGACTCCTCTCCCACCTCGGATTGCCCCTCCATCCTTTCTCACATTACGCACTCGTGGATTGCTTGCATGTTTTTAGTGGTGTTGTAGTTTGTGGCACAGTAGATTTTAATGCAAATCACTACAgcatgcttgcttgcttgcttgcttgcttgcttcgATCATTTTAGAGTGTATAGTGCATGTATATCATTAGTAACATGTcaaatctatgtgtgtgtgtgtgtgtgtgtgtgtgtgtgtgtgtgtgtgtgtgtgtgcgctctacAAGCCGGTCCTGTACAGTTCCCTCATGTCCAACAGCGATCCCAACCGACGGCTGAACCGGCAAAGCAGCCTTCGCAAACGCAACCAGCACAGAGTGCTGAGGTgagatgtcgttttttttttcttctcttacaCAAACTAAGTGTGAAAAAGTAAACGCAAACTTTGTGCCCTATATTGCATTGTAAATGTGTGCAGTTATAATGtgcatatatgtttgtttttatttttcctgcagGTGCTTCTTCCTGAAGCATGGAAGCAGTCGCTGCCCAAGGAGCAGCACGAGTGGATCGCCAGGGCACTGTTCATCAGGAACAGGATTGGGAAGCTGGAGCTGACCTCGGACCTGCGTCTGTGGTGGTTCCCTCCCCAGCCCCGGCTGATCCACAATCAGCCTCCAGCATCGCCAGGCACCTTCTTCTGCCGTCCTCTGTTTCTCTGGATGCCCTACCGCATGTGGGCATTCAAGCTGACGTGCACCCAGCCCGAGTGCCTCGGCCACAAGCTGACTGGCGCCGGGCTGTACAAGACCGTCCGGAGGGTCTTGAGCATTGACGGTTGGTACGACATGGCCACGGAGTACCTGGAGTGCCGTCAGTGCAAGAAGAAGGTGGCTGGCTGGTCCGGTCATGTGTTGAATCAGCTGGATCCAGCTC contains these protein-coding regions:
- the LOC131736113 gene encoding uncharacterized protein LOC131736113; protein product: MYVVFQLSTMEATPSFRRVPGSKDLLLQHTPEAASVSAAIKAATVRFVAKAPEEVRSDAVAHVVSQGGDPGNSMLVLSQSTVQFGKYRGQTFQWLLANDMGYAVSLVTSHQREREGDSSMSPYMANKDALTSYACAFPDVASAVRDRRAQDVARLHSSQPGQEDLRLVAFGVHKDLTWRDLYEVTDKEKSGYVKWLRRQTPRTGTQMEALQKYILRRDQESRSPASSQAGSSQAVPTQLAPSRPASPRPGTSQPSPTPARSPLASSLHLRPRTPKVVPRAPSAQGVSKRQPASPAFWEEVTDTELVAICDVAPPTND